The following proteins are co-located in the Mus caroli chromosome 7, CAROLI_EIJ_v1.1, whole genome shotgun sequence genome:
- the LOC110299467 gene encoding olfactory receptor 6F1-like, with protein sequence MDVKNQTAVTEFIFLGFPGSSSLRLPLFMMFLTVYLLSLMGNTLIIFLILVDSTLQTPMYIFLGNLSFLEIWYTTATVPKLLATCVTKVVTIPVAGCITQYYFFFSLGATECILLAVMAYDRHVAVCRPLHYSLLMSVHICLRFSAASWVGGFLAPLLPTILISQLNFCGPQKINHFFCDSDPIFKLSCSDTFLVEALGYTCSSVVILSSFLLTMSSYGNIVVTIIRLSSREARKKTFSTCASHLTVVTIYYGTIIFAYVRPPAKYNFTIGKVVSVFYCVITPLVNPLIYTLRNKDVMKAFQKFLSQKKFLMGKNMHGL encoded by the coding sequence atggatgTAAAAAATCAAACAGCAGTGACCGAGTTTATTTTTCTAGGGTTTCCAGGCTCCTCGTCACTGCGGCTCCCATTGTTTATGATGTTTCTAACTGTGTATTTGCTGTCTCTCATGGGAAACACTCtcattattttccttattcttgTGGATTCCACATTACAGACACCCATGTACATTTTCTTAGGAAACCTATCGTTCCTGGAGATCTGGTACACTACAGCCACGGTGCCTAAGTTGCTGGCTACATGTGTTACAAAGGTTGTCACCATTCCTGTTGCAGGCTGCATCACTCAGTactatttcttcttctccctggGAGCCACTGAGTGCATCTTGCTAGCAGTTATGGCTTATGACAGGCATGTGGCTGTATGCCGCCCTCTGCATTACTCACTTCTTATGAGTGTTCACATTTGCCTGAGGTTTTCAGCTGCATCATGGGTTGGAGGCTTCCTTGCCCCTCTGCTACCTACCATACTTATCTCTCAGCTAAACTTTTGTGGCCCGCAGAAAATCAACCATTTTTTTTGTGACTCTGACCCCATCTTTAAACTCTCCTGTTCAGACACATTCTTGGTGGAAGCCTTGGGTTACACCTGCAGTTCTGTGGTGattctcagttcttttcttctcacAATGAGCTCCTATGGCAACATCGTGGTCACAATAATCAGGCTGTCTTCCcgggaagcaaggaagaaaacattCTCAACTTGTGCCTCCCATCTCACAGTAGTGACCATCTACTATGGCACCATAATCTTCGCATATGTTCGACCTCCAGCTAAATACAACTTCACAATTGGCAAAGTGGTCTCAGTGTTCTACTGCGTGATCACCCCTTTAGTCAATCCTCTCATATATACCCTGAGAAACAAAGATGTGATGAAAGCTTTCCAGAAATTTCTATCCCAAAAGAAGTTTTTAATGGGCAAAAACATGCATGGACTTTGA
- the LOC110299342 gene encoding olfactory receptor 14A2-like, whose translation MPNATRITGFILLGFSSAPELQTVCGLFFLVMYLAVIMSNLLIITLITLDLKLQTPMYFFLKNLSLLDVFLVSIPIPKFIINNLTHNNYISILGCAFQILLMTSFSAGEIFVLTAMSYDRYVAICSPLRYEAIMSNGNCVLMVGISWATGILFGALYTAGTFSMPFCGSIVIPQFFCDVPSLLRISCSGSLMIIYISLGIGMCLCMSCFYCVMISYFYIISTVLKIPTTRGQSKAFATCIPHLTVFSVFIATACFVYLKPPSDIPSITDRLFSVLYTVLPPALNPVIYSLRNSDVKCSLRRLQQNLCPRDSYYLTVQRFCQCYIASQVTSKCF comes from the coding sequence ATGCCCAATGCCACTAGAATAACAGGGTTCATCCTTCTGGGATTCTCGTCTGCTCCTGAACTACAGACTGTATGTGGGCTGTTCTTTCTGGTAATGTACCTAGCAGTCATAATGAGTAACCTACTCATCATCACGCTCATCACTCTGGATCTGAAACTCCAaacacccatgtactttttcctaaAGAACTTGTCCCTGTTGGATGTCTTCCTTGTGTCCATCCCAATTCCAAAGTTCATCATCAATAACCTAACTCacaacaattacatttccattcTGGGTTGTGCCTTTCAGATACTTTTAATGACTTCGTTCTCAGCAGGTGAGATATTTGTACTGACTGCAATGTCTTATGACCGCTATGTTGCCATTTGCTCTCCTCTGCGTTATGAAGCAATCATGAGTAATGGTAACTGTGTGCTGATGGTGGGTATTTCCTGGGCTACTGGAATACTGTTTGGAGCTTTATACACAGCTGGCACATTTTCCATGCCTTTCTGTGGCTCCATTGTGATCCCACAgtttttctgtgatgttccctctTTACTAAGGATTTCCTGCTCTGGATCACTCATGATCATTTATATAAGTCTTGGAATCggtatgtgtctatgcatgtctTGCTTTTACTGTGTCATGATATCCTACTTTTACATTATCTCCACTGTGCTGAAGATTCCTACCACTAGAGGTCAGTCCAAAGCATTTGCCACCTGCATCCCCCACCTCACagttttcagtgtttttattgCCACTGCTTGCTTTGTCTATCTGAAGCCTCCCTCAGATATACCGTCTATTACAGACAGACTGTTTTCTGTGCTGTATACTGTGCTGCCTCCAGCACTTAATCCTGtgatctacagcctgaggaacagTGATGTCAAGTGTTCTCTGAGGAGGTTGCAGCAAAATCTCTGTCCCAGGGATTCATACTACTTAACAGTTCAGCGTTTCTGTCAGTGTTATATTGCCTCACAAGTTACAagcaagtgtttttaa